TAGAAAATCGAAAAACTCATAAATATCCTTGGTATTACTAACATAAACCCCTTTGTTGTCGTCCGATAGATTCTCTTCATTCCACTTTCCGTTTTTATTCTGCAATTTCGGCATTGCGTCAAATGTTGATAAAGATACATTTCTTTGTATATCCCTATTAACTTTCAAGTCATTGGGGTTTTTATGGATAAGAGCACGTGATTTTCCTATCCATGTATACACTTCATCAAATGCTTGGTCTCCTGTCTGTGCAGTAAAGGTATTTTGCGTTTCCCCGAACATCACCTTTTCCCGATACAGATACTCATCTTTACCATCAACCAACTCATCAAAAGGGTTGGTGGTAACTACGCCTTTTCCTTGTTGGGTGTTGGCAAAATCAGCCGTTCCCAAAAGCATTTGCCCCGTATTATCTCCTTTATTATTGACGGAAGAACCGACACAATTGCATGGAGTTGTTGTAACAGTCACGTATGAACTGTTTTGGGAAGTCGCAATAGCTCTATATTTTTCACATTCTGCCAAAGAACTGTAAGAAGGCTTCATCTGTCCTTCTAACCACCCTTTTATTAGAGCAACATCAAGAGAGCTTGTACCACTAACAGAATATGAAAAAGAACATTGCCCGTATAACTGCCGGCCAGCAAACAACAGGCACAGCACAAAAACCAATTTTAATCGTTTCATACTATTACTATTAAACTTTTTTCTATGATTGGTTATTAATCCGTTTTGATAAATGTCAATATCATTTCGAAATCGTCAACTATATCGAACAATTCATCAGGCAGGCTCGTTTCTACAAGTTCAAACGATGCGTCTGAGAACGTCAAATCAAGCATATTCCCCGACAAACGATAATTTATTGTTACAATATTCGACCCATCTTTGATGGTAATTTTATCGCCCGACACACTGTATGTTCCCGACGGATACAGCTGTTCGTTCACGCCGCCGAAAAACGATCCATCTGATTCAAACATAAAAATCATATTCCGAAAATCCCTGTTAAGTTCCGACAAAATTGTGCCATCTCCTTCTTCTTTGAGATTATACGGCTGTCCTTCGAAATAGTAAATGACATTGCTTCTATGGAACAACCAGCGTCCGATTAGATCGTTGCCTTCTTCCTTTTCGCATGAAACACATACTGCGGCAAATGCTGCGATCATCAGCACACTTGCCCTAATTCTGAAATTCTTTTTCATGATATTTTATACATTAATGCTAAAAACATATATTGATCTCTCTCACTTATTTCACAAAA
The window above is part of the Bacteroidales bacterium genome. Proteins encoded here:
- a CDS encoding lipocalin family protein, with product MKKNFRIRASVLMIAAFAAVCVSCEKEEGNDLIGRWLFHRSNVIYYFEGQPYNLKEEGDGTILSELNRDFRNMIFMFESDGSFFGGVNEQLYPSGTYSVSGDKITIKDGSNIVTINYRLSGNMLDLTFSDASFELVETSLPDELFDIVDDFEMILTFIKTD